From the genome of Pseudomonas sp. gcc21, one region includes:
- the hemA gene encoding glutamyl-tRNA reductase: MGFLAFGINHKTAAVDVRERVAFAPERLADALQQMLSETHAQEVAILSTCNRTEIYCAQDHPDIDRVVEWVAHYHGFDITDLQDCSYIHSDAGAVRHMMRVAAGLDSMVLGEPQIFGQMKDAWQAARTAGTLGPYLDRLFQSTFNTAKQVRTDTAIGENPVSVAFAAVSLARQIFSDLRRSTALLIGAGETIALVARHLYDQGVSNIIVANRTLERAQLLSEPLGGQAIILNDIPDVLSRCDIIISSTASPLPILGKGTVERALRKRKHRPVFMVDIAVPRDIEPEVGGLSDVYLYTVDDLHEVIEENMRSRQGAAEAAERLIEQGTTEFMQRLRARAAVDVLRRYRQKAEQLRDQELLKAQAKLERGGDPAAVLAEMARALTNKLLHDPSVQLKQMSAEGRAEALALAQELFALDDETNSPQG, encoded by the coding sequence ATGGGCTTTCTCGCATTCGGGATCAATCACAAGACTGCTGCTGTAGACGTGCGCGAGCGGGTGGCGTTTGCGCCTGAACGTCTGGCTGACGCGCTGCAGCAGATGCTGAGCGAAACGCATGCTCAGGAAGTGGCGATCCTCTCTACCTGCAACCGTACCGAGATCTACTGCGCCCAAGATCATCCGGACATTGATCGGGTGGTGGAATGGGTAGCGCATTACCACGGGTTTGATATTACTGATCTGCAGGATTGCAGCTATATACACAGCGATGCCGGGGCGGTGCGGCACATGATGCGCGTTGCCGCCGGGCTGGATTCGATGGTGTTGGGCGAGCCGCAGATTTTTGGTCAGATGAAGGATGCCTGGCAGGCGGCGCGCACCGCCGGAACCCTGGGGCCCTATCTCGACCGGTTGTTTCAGAGCACCTTCAACACCGCCAAACAGGTCCGCACGGACACAGCGATAGGCGAGAACCCTGTATCGGTCGCCTTTGCAGCGGTGAGCCTGGCGCGGCAGATCTTCTCCGACCTGCGACGCAGTACGGCCTTGTTGATTGGCGCCGGCGAAACCATCGCGCTGGTCGCCCGGCATCTGTATGACCAGGGCGTCAGCAATATCATCGTTGCCAACCGGACGCTTGAACGTGCGCAGCTGCTCAGCGAACCGCTCGGCGGGCAGGCTATCATTCTCAACGACATTCCTGACGTACTGTCGCGGTGCGACATCATCATCAGCTCCACCGCCAGTCCCTTGCCGATCCTGGGCAAGGGTACGGTTGAGCGAGCGCTGCGCAAGCGCAAACACCGGCCGGTATTCATGGTCGATATCGCCGTGCCGCGTGACATCGAGCCGGAGGTTGGCGGACTCTCGGATGTGTATCTGTACACCGTCGACGATCTGCACGAAGTCATCGAAGAAAACATGCGTTCGCGTCAGGGCGCTGCCGAGGCGGCGGAAAGACTGATCGAGCAGGGCACCACCGAGTTCATGCAGCGCTTGAGGGCGCGAGCGGCGGTGGATGTTCTGCGTCGCTACCGCCAGAAGGCTGAACAATTGCGCGACCAGGAACTGCTCAAGGCGCAGGCGAAACTTGAGCGCGGCGGGGATCCGGCGGCTGTGCTGGCGGAAATGGCCCGGGCGCTGACCAACAAACTGCTGCATGACCCGAGTGTGCAGCTCAAGCAGATGAGCGCAGAGGGTCGGGCTGAAGCGCTGGCGCTGGCGCAGGAACTGTTCGCGCTGGACGACGAGACGAATTCACCACAAGGCTGA
- the prfA gene encoding peptide chain release factor 1, with product MKASLLNRLDILTERFEELSALLSDAEVISDQNRFRAYSREYAELEPTISCYAQWKQVTADLAEARSLLKDSDADMREMAEEDAKDCQARLGVLEEDLNRLLLPKDPNDERNVFLEVRAGTGGDEAAIFAGDLFRMYSRYAERQGWQVEILSENIGEHGGYKEVIARVEGRGVYAKLKFESGAHRVQRVPETESQGRIHTSACTVAVLPEMDEQAAVEINPADLRVDTYRSSGAGGQHVNKTDSAIRLTHLPTGIVVECQEERSQHKNRAKAMSLLQSKLVSRQREAQDKEVSDARRQLVGSGDRSERIRTYNFPQGRVTDHRINLTLYSLDQVIQGELDNVIEPLLREHQADQLADLEHA from the coding sequence ATGAAGGCATCACTGTTAAACCGGCTGGACATACTGACGGAACGCTTTGAAGAACTCTCCGCCCTGCTTAGCGATGCGGAAGTAATCAGCGACCAGAACCGCTTTCGTGCCTATTCCCGCGAATATGCCGAGCTCGAGCCAACTATCAGCTGCTATGCCCAGTGGAAACAGGTCACCGCTGATCTCGCCGAGGCGCGCAGTCTGCTCAAGGACAGCGACGCTGATATGCGGGAAATGGCCGAGGAAGATGCCAAGGACTGTCAGGCCCGGCTTGGGGTGCTCGAAGAAGACCTCAACCGCTTGCTGTTGCCCAAAGACCCGAACGACGAACGCAACGTGTTTCTTGAAGTACGCGCCGGGACCGGTGGTGACGAGGCGGCAATATTCGCCGGTGACCTGTTCCGCATGTATTCGCGCTACGCCGAGCGCCAGGGCTGGCAGGTCGAGATTCTCTCGGAGAACATCGGCGAGCATGGAGGGTACAAGGAAGTCATTGCCCGGGTAGAAGGGCGCGGCGTGTACGCCAAGCTCAAGTTTGAATCCGGCGCGCACCGGGTCCAGCGCGTGCCGGAAACCGAGTCTCAGGGGCGTATCCATACCTCGGCGTGCACCGTAGCGGTATTGCCAGAAATGGACGAGCAGGCCGCCGTGGAGATCAACCCGGCGGACCTTCGGGTGGATACCTATCGCTCTTCGGGCGCGGGCGGACAGCACGTCAACAAGACCGATTCCGCGATACGTCTGACGCATTTGCCAACCGGCATTGTGGTGGAATGCCAGGAAGAGCGCTCGCAGCACAAGAACCGCGCCAAGGCCATGAGCCTGCTGCAATCCAAACTGGTCAGTCGCCAGCGCGAGGCGCAGGATAAAGAAGTTTCCGATGCCCGCCGGCAGTTGGTCGGATCGGGGGATCGCTCCGAGCGTATCCGCACCTATAACTTCCCCCAGGGCCGGGTAACCGATCACCGCATCAACCTGACCCTGTACAGCCTCGATCAGGTTATTCAGGGAGAGCTCGACAACGTCATCGAGCCGCTGCTGCGCGAACATCAGGCTGACCAGTTGGCCGATCTGGAACACGCATGA
- the prmC gene encoding peptide chain release factor N(5)-glutamine methyltransferase: MSLDLASLLHAAALPDSDSPRLDAELLLAHALNKPRSFLLTWPEHQPQPEQVERFQHLLQRRRAGEPVAYLLGQRGFWSLDLEVDSSTLIPRPDTERLVEVALERRVKQPARVLDLGTGTGAVALALAVERPAWNVTGCDSSASAVALSERNRQRLGISNAVFLLSDWFAGLAQSEAFDLIVSNPPYIAENDPHLAEGDVRFEPASALVSGPDGLGDIRHIVHAAPGYLQSTGWLLLEHGWEQAGAVRELLVARGFVEVQSWQDLAGHQRVSGGRWHE; encoded by the coding sequence ATGAGCCTGGATCTGGCGTCCCTGCTGCACGCTGCGGCGCTGCCGGATTCAGACAGTCCGCGGCTGGATGCCGAACTGTTGCTGGCGCACGCCTTGAACAAGCCACGCAGTTTTCTGCTGACTTGGCCGGAGCATCAACCACAGCCCGAGCAGGTTGAACGCTTCCAGCACTTGTTGCAGCGTCGCCGAGCGGGCGAGCCGGTTGCCTATCTGCTCGGGCAGAGGGGTTTCTGGAGCCTGGACCTGGAAGTCGACAGCTCGACGCTGATTCCGCGTCCGGATACCGAGCGGCTGGTTGAAGTCGCGCTGGAGCGCCGCGTCAAACAACCGGCCCGAGTGCTTGATCTGGGTACCGGAACGGGCGCCGTGGCACTTGCTCTGGCGGTCGAACGGCCCGCCTGGAACGTTACCGGCTGCGATAGCTCGGCCTCCGCTGTCGCGCTGTCCGAGCGTAACCGCCAGCGGCTGGGCATCAGCAATGCCGTCTTTTTACTCAGTGACTGGTTTGCCGGCCTCGCTCAGAGCGAGGCGTTTGATCTGATTGTTTCCAACCCACCCTACATAGCTGAAAACGACCCGCATCTGGCTGAAGGCGATGTACGTTTCGAGCCGGCTTCTGCACTGGTCAGCGGGCCTGACGGTCTGGGTGACATCCGGCATATCGTGCACGCAGCGCCAGGCTACCTGCAATCAACGGGCTGGCTGCTGCTGGAGCATGGTTGGGAGCAGGCGGGTGCAGTGCGCGAGTTGCTCGTTGCGCGGGGCTTTGTCGAAGTGCAGTCCTGGCAGGATCTTGCCGGCCATCAACGCGTCAGCGGAGGACGCTGGCATGAATGA
- the moeB gene encoding molybdopterin-synthase adenylyltransferase MoeB, which translates to MNDQQLLRYSRQILLPQIDIEGQQRLLQSRVLIVGLGGLGAPAALYLAAAGVGTLVLADHDAVDTTNLHRQIIHLTRDVGRAKVESAGDTLQALNTDVQLALIDHALEGETLNRAVRDVDLVLDCSDNFATRLAVNAACFAAGRPLVSGAAIRLEGQVSVFDPRRKDSPCYQCLYGEGDEEALSCSEAGVIGPLVGMIGSLQALEALKLLAGFGEPLTGRLLLIDALASRFREMRIKRDPACDCCGDRRP; encoded by the coding sequence ATGAATGATCAGCAGCTATTGCGTTACAGCCGGCAGATTCTGCTGCCGCAAATCGATATCGAGGGGCAGCAACGCCTTCTTCAAAGCAGAGTGCTGATTGTCGGGCTGGGCGGGCTGGGTGCACCGGCCGCGCTATATCTGGCCGCGGCAGGCGTCGGCACGCTGGTGCTGGCGGATCATGATGCGGTAGACACCACCAACCTACACCGTCAGATCATCCACCTTACCCGGGATGTCGGCCGGGCCAAGGTAGAATCGGCAGGTGATACGCTGCAGGCGCTCAATACCGACGTCCAGCTGGCACTGATTGATCACGCGCTGGAAGGCGAGACGCTGAATCGCGCCGTGCGGGATGTGGATCTGGTGCTCGATTGCTCTGATAACTTCGCTACCCGATTGGCGGTCAACGCCGCCTGTTTTGCGGCGGGCAGGCCTTTGGTTTCCGGTGCAGCGATTCGGCTGGAGGGACAGGTCAGTGTGTTTGATCCCCGGCGCAAAGACAGCCCCTGTTACCAGTGTCTCTACGGGGAAGGCGATGAAGAGGCGTTGAGCTGCAGCGAGGCAGGTGTGATCGGTCCCTTGGTGGGCATGATTGGCAGTCTGCAGGCGTTGGAAGCGCTCAAGTTGCTGGCAGGTTTTGGCGAGCCGCTGACCGGCCGGTTGCTGTTGATAGATGCCTTGGCCAGCCGCTTCCGGGAGATGCGCATCAAGCGTGACCCTGCCTGCGACTGCTGTGGGGACCGCCGGCCTTGA
- the murI gene encoding glutamate racemase produces MSNNAPVGVFDSGVGGLSVLGEINRLLPQETLLYVADSGHVPYGEKSAEYIRERSRKIASFLVEQGAKALVLACNTATAAAVADLRSLYDMPVVGMEPAVKPAALATRTGVVGVLATTGTLQSARFAALLDRFAGAVRVVTQPCPGLVECVERGELQGQHVEQLLRSYTDPLLEAGCDTLILGCTHYPFLRAQLMTILPSGITLVDTGAAVARQLRARLSEAELLADGASQGPRFWSTAAPKSLEDVLRVLWGRNETVRALSV; encoded by the coding sequence TTGAGCAACAACGCACCGGTCGGCGTGTTCGACTCCGGGGTCGGCGGATTGTCCGTGCTGGGCGAAATCAACCGCCTGTTGCCGCAGGAGACGCTGCTGTATGTCGCCGACAGCGGCCACGTTCCCTACGGCGAGAAATCGGCTGAATATATTCGTGAGCGAAGCCGGAAGATCGCTTCGTTTCTGGTTGAGCAGGGCGCCAAAGCATTGGTACTCGCCTGTAACACGGCCACTGCAGCGGCGGTTGCCGACTTGCGCAGCCTGTATGACATGCCCGTCGTCGGCATGGAACCCGCCGTCAAACCGGCGGCGCTGGCGACGCGCACCGGGGTGGTCGGTGTGCTGGCAACGACCGGGACCTTGCAAAGCGCGCGCTTCGCCGCCTTGCTGGATCGTTTTGCCGGTGCTGTGCGCGTAGTAACTCAGCCGTGCCCGGGACTGGTGGAATGCGTGGAGCGCGGCGAGCTGCAAGGGCAGCATGTTGAGCAATTGCTGCGTTCCTATACTGATCCGCTGCTTGAGGCCGGGTGCGATACGCTGATCCTGGGGTGCACCCACTACCCGTTCCTGCGCGCTCAGCTCATGACCATTCTTCCCTCCGGCATTACCCTGGTCGATACCGGCGCTGCTGTCGCAAGGCAATTGCGTGCGCGTCTATCCGAAGCCGAGCTGCTTGCCGACGGCGCGAGCCAGGGTCCCCGGTTCTGGAGTACGGCTGCACCAAAATCACTGGAGGACGTGTTACGCGTGCTCTGGGGGCGGAACGAGACGGTGCGGGCGTTGTCTGTGTAA
- a CDS encoding acyloxyacyl hydrolase — MKKRGLVVGCLLSFSTLAPLVHAVDGISVEAGRSSESTNTFRLAAQFDFGQTLWQNQSGNVRLGGYWDAGVRRWSGLDATTVAISPVLRLDFGSPNSAMTPYIEAGIGASYFTRTDFDSENIDLGSKFQFEDRLGAGVRFADGSQLGLRVFHYSNAGIKSPNNGIETVSLHYRFDI, encoded by the coding sequence ATGAAAAAACGCGGTCTTGTAGTTGGATGCCTGCTGTCCTTTTCGACGTTGGCGCCATTAGTTCACGCGGTGGATGGAATCTCTGTTGAGGCGGGCAGAAGCTCAGAGTCCACCAACACCTTCCGGTTAGCAGCTCAATTCGATTTTGGGCAGACCCTTTGGCAGAACCAGTCCGGCAACGTGCGGCTCGGCGGTTACTGGGACGCAGGTGTGCGTCGCTGGAGCGGTCTTGACGCCACTACGGTTGCTATCTCGCCGGTGTTGCGACTCGATTTTGGTAGCCCCAACAGCGCTATGACGCCCTATATCGAAGCGGGTATCGGTGCGTCCTATTTCACTCGAACAGATTTCGACAGTGAAAATATCGACCTGGGCTCGAAATTCCAGTTCGAGGACAGATTGGGTGCGGGTGTGCGTTTCGCTGACGGTTCGCAGCTTGGCCTGCGCGTATTCCACTATTCCAACGCCGGCATCAAAAGCCCGAACAACGGTATCGAAACAGTCTCTTTGCATTACCGCTTCGATATCTGA
- a CDS encoding DUF2878 domain-containing protein, which translates to MAARNNSINATLFVVGWLACLLGGYSGWLLVALVALVMHFALVSSWSAEGKTVVSTMLAGAALDSFMLQMSLFSYPGDPALVPLWQALFWALLGTTLNHSLAWSGRTWWLASTVGAVAALAVYSAIAGLRGVNLGQEPATTLAIAAISWAVLFPLLHGFAQLYREQYRMKLAESRNKRR; encoded by the coding sequence ATGGCGGCACGAAACAACTCCATCAATGCAACATTATTCGTCGTTGGCTGGCTAGCCTGTCTGCTGGGCGGATATTCCGGATGGCTACTGGTCGCCCTTGTTGCACTGGTAATGCACTTTGCGCTGGTCAGCTCTTGGTCAGCGGAAGGCAAGACAGTGGTGAGTACGATGCTGGCTGGCGCAGCTCTGGATTCCTTCATGCTGCAAATGAGTCTGTTCAGTTATCCCGGTGATCCCGCCCTGGTTCCGCTGTGGCAGGCGCTGTTCTGGGCTCTGCTGGGAACGACGCTGAATCATAGCCTGGCCTGGAGCGGCCGAACGTGGTGGCTGGCCAGCACTGTTGGCGCCGTTGCAGCGTTGGCCGTCTACAGTGCTATCGCTGGGTTACGCGGTGTAAACCTCGGACAAGAGCCGGCAACCACTCTGGCGATTGCCGCTATCAGCTGGGCCGTCTTGTTTCCACTGCTGCATGGTTTTGCTCAGCTGTACCGCGAACAATATCGAATGAAGCTGGCTGAAAGCAGGAACAAGCGCCGCTAA
- a CDS encoding NAD(P)/FAD-dependent oxidoreductase, giving the protein MSSLRIAVIGAGLAGVSAASALREADHQVFLFDKSRGCGGRLSTKRTAVGGLDLGAQYFTARDTRFRHALQHWLDSGWVAEWTPRLYCCDATGLHESPDDQQRFVGLPGMSALPRQLLGDAVLTSQTRIAQLHRIDAEQWMLADDTGATYGPFDRVVVAVPAPQAIALLEPAPTLQQTLAQISMSPTWTLAVAFEQPLTTPVDACFVRGGPLDWISRNSSKPGRHGNDSWVAHSTPAWAADHLEASPESVAAHLLDALSDVLGIALAEPAFTYAHRWLLARPDETRNWGALAAPELGLYVCGDWCLDGRVENAWLSGQQTARTLV; this is encoded by the coding sequence ATGAGTTCTCTTCGTATCGCCGTCATCGGTGCCGGTCTGGCAGGCGTCAGTGCCGCCAGCGCCCTGCGCGAGGCTGATCATCAGGTGTTTCTGTTTGACAAGAGCAGAGGCTGCGGCGGGCGCTTGAGCACCAAACGAACGGCCGTTGGCGGGCTTGACCTGGGCGCTCAGTATTTCACCGCGCGTGATACCCGCTTTCGCCACGCGCTACAGCATTGGCTGGACAGTGGATGGGTAGCGGAATGGACGCCCAGACTCTATTGCTGCGACGCTACCGGCTTGCATGAATCACCTGATGACCAGCAGCGCTTCGTCGGTCTTCCCGGCATGTCTGCCCTGCCGCGCCAGCTACTGGGAGATGCAGTGCTCACCAGCCAGACGCGCATCGCTCAGTTGCATCGAATTGACGCGGAACAGTGGATGCTGGCGGATGACACGGGCGCAACGTATGGTCCCTTTGACCGTGTCGTGGTGGCTGTGCCTGCACCGCAGGCGATCGCGCTACTGGAACCCGCTCCAACATTGCAGCAGACCCTAGCGCAGATCAGCATGTCCCCGACCTGGACGCTGGCTGTCGCCTTCGAACAGCCACTGACAACGCCCGTCGACGCCTGCTTTGTACGCGGGGGCCCACTCGACTGGATCTCGCGCAACAGCAGCAAGCCCGGGCGCCACGGCAACGACAGCTGGGTAGCGCACTCAACCCCCGCCTGGGCAGCTGATCATCTTGAGGCTTCGCCTGAATCGGTCGCAGCACACTTGCTCGACGCCCTGTCCGACGTCCTGGGGATCGCGCTTGCTGAGCCTGCTTTTACGTATGCCCACCGTTGGCTTCTCGCGCGCCCTGATGAGACGCGTAACTGGGGCGCATTGGCGGCCCCGGAGCTGGGGCTTTACGTGTGTGGTGACTGGTGCCTGGACGGCCGGGTCGAAAACGCCTGGCTTAGCGGACAACAGACCGCGCGCACCCTGGTCTGA
- a CDS encoding TIGR01777 family oxidoreductase produces the protein MHVLLTGGTGLVGRALCHRLLAQGHQVSVWSRRPEQVRALCGSEVRGVGRLEQLDAVPLDAVINLAGAPIADRRWTPQRKAQLWSSRVSLTEHLVDWMGSLKNRPSVMISGSAVGWYGDGGEAELTEDSAANRQYAHTLCDAWEAAARRASSHGIRVCVVRTGLVLAPGGGFLQRLLTPFSLGLGGPIGSGRQYMSWIHIEDEVGIILHLLHHPDCKGIYNATAPEPVTNKTFSRALGRTLHRPAFLPVPGIALKAALGEMSVLLLTGQRVLPARITEAGYSFRHAALEAALDDVINNH, from the coding sequence ATGCACGTATTGTTAACAGGAGGGACAGGCCTGGTTGGACGGGCGTTGTGTCATCGTTTGTTAGCGCAGGGGCACCAGGTAAGCGTGTGGAGCCGACGACCCGAGCAGGTCCGCGCGTTATGCGGTTCGGAAGTCAGAGGCGTCGGTCGTCTGGAGCAGCTGGATGCGGTGCCGCTGGACGCCGTTATCAACCTGGCTGGAGCACCCATAGCGGATCGGCGCTGGACGCCGCAACGCAAAGCGCAACTCTGGTCCAGCAGAGTGTCACTCACTGAACACCTGGTGGACTGGATGGGCAGCCTGAAAAACCGGCCGTCAGTAATGATCAGCGGATCAGCTGTTGGCTGGTATGGCGATGGCGGCGAGGCAGAGCTGACGGAAGACAGTGCAGCCAACCGGCAATATGCTCATACGCTCTGCGACGCCTGGGAGGCCGCAGCCAGGCGCGCGAGCTCGCACGGTATTCGGGTGTGCGTGGTGCGCACCGGGCTGGTGCTGGCGCCGGGCGGCGGCTTTTTGCAACGTCTGCTCACACCGTTCAGCCTGGGGCTTGGCGGGCCGATAGGCTCGGGCAGGCAATACATGTCGTGGATCCATATTGAGGATGAGGTCGGTATTATCCTGCACCTGCTGCACCACCCGGACTGCAAGGGGATATATAACGCCACTGCGCCTGAGCCGGTCACCAATAAAACATTCAGCCGGGCGCTGGGCAGGACGCTGCATCGGCCCGCCTTTTTGCCAGTACCCGGTATCGCTTTGAAAGCGGCTCTGGGGGAGATGTCCGTTCTGCTGTTGACTGGGCAGCGTGTGCTGCCAGCCAGAATCACCGAAGCGGGCTACAGCTTTCGCCATGCGGCGCTCGAAGCGGCGTTGGATGATGTAATAAACAATCACTGA
- the hemH gene encoding ferrochelatase → MSDRGVLLLNLGSPASTSVADVRRYLNQFLMDPYVVDLPWPLRRLLVSIILATRPKQSAHAYASIWWEQGSPLLVISRRVQEALQARLDMPVELAMRYGEPSIENAVLALASKPGVREVLLLQQYPQHADSTITTSIKETERVIAKNKLNLKLTVVPAFYDRPGYMDALVASAEPHLQQGFDHLLLSYHGLPERHLRKADPTGSHCGNYPACCEQPSPAHATCYRAQCLAVSKAFTARMGLSDDKWSMAFQSRLGRDKWIEPYTEKRLDELAAQGVKRLLVMCPAFVADCIETLEEIGDRAREQFVAAGGEELVLVPCMNDHPKWIDTLEHWCRTEPAAAD, encoded by the coding sequence ATGTCGGATCGTGGGGTTTTACTGTTGAATCTGGGCTCACCGGCGAGCACCAGCGTGGCCGATGTGCGCCGCTATCTGAATCAGTTTCTGATGGACCCTTATGTGGTGGATCTGCCATGGCCGTTACGTCGTTTGCTGGTGAGTATTATTCTGGCCACCCGACCCAAACAATCCGCGCACGCCTATGCATCCATCTGGTGGGAGCAGGGTTCGCCGCTGCTGGTTATCAGCCGGCGCGTGCAGGAGGCGCTGCAGGCACGGCTGGATATGCCCGTCGAGTTGGCCATGCGCTACGGTGAGCCGTCTATAGAGAATGCTGTTCTCGCTCTCGCCAGCAAACCGGGGGTACGCGAGGTGCTGTTGCTGCAGCAGTATCCGCAGCATGCCGATAGCACCATCACCACGTCCATCAAGGAGACTGAGCGGGTTATTGCCAAGAATAAGTTGAACCTCAAGCTGACCGTGGTGCCTGCGTTCTATGATCGCCCGGGTTACATGGACGCGCTGGTGGCCAGTGCCGAGCCACACCTGCAGCAGGGTTTCGATCACCTGCTGCTGAGCTATCACGGACTGCCCGAGCGGCATCTGCGCAAGGCCGATCCGACCGGCTCGCACTGTGGTAACTATCCTGCGTGTTGCGAACAACCGTCCCCAGCGCATGCGACCTGTTATCGCGCGCAGTGTCTGGCTGTCAGCAAGGCATTCACCGCACGCATGGGGTTGAGCGATGACAAATGGTCCATGGCCTTCCAATCGCGGCTGGGTCGCGACAAATGGATCGAACCCTATACCGAGAAGCGCCTGGACGAGCTGGCCGCTCAGGGCGTCAAGCGTTTGCTGGTGATGTGTCCGGCGTTTGTCGCCGACTGTATCGAAACGTTGGAGGAGATCGGCGATCGTGCCCGCGAGCAGTTTGTCGCGGCGGGAGGGGAGGAGCTGGTGCTGGTGCCTTGTATGAACGACCATCCTAAGTGGATCGATACGCTGGAGCACTGGTGCCGTACCGAGCCTGCTGCTGCCGATTGA
- a CDS encoding LysE family transporter, with amino-acid sequence MYLNEFLLVALVHLLAVMSPGPDFAVVIRNSVSAGRQAGLMTAAGIGTGIFIHIGYSLLGIGLIVSQSVWLFNLLKLVAAAYLIYIGIRALRAQPQGLADERTSTLSMAPRQAFLNGFITNGLNPKATLFFLSVFTAVISPQTPLTVQAGYGLYLALATGTWFALVAVLFSQPRVRRGFARLGHWFDRLMGVVLVGLGLHLVLAEWLRRS; translated from the coding sequence ATGTATCTCAACGAATTCCTGCTGGTAGCGCTGGTTCACCTGTTGGCGGTGATGAGTCCCGGGCCCGACTTTGCGGTAGTCATCCGCAACAGTGTGAGTGCCGGACGACAGGCGGGACTGATGACCGCCGCAGGCATCGGAACGGGGATCTTTATCCATATCGGCTACTCGTTGTTGGGCATAGGTCTGATCGTCTCGCAATCGGTATGGCTGTTCAATCTGCTCAAATTGGTGGCGGCGGCCTATCTGATCTATATCGGGATCCGGGCGCTTCGGGCTCAACCCCAGGGTCTGGCGGACGAGCGCACCAGCACGCTATCGATGGCGCCACGGCAGGCTTTTCTCAACGGTTTCATCACCAACGGTCTGAACCCCAAGGCTACCCTGTTCTTCCTATCGGTATTTACCGCTGTGATCAGCCCTCAGACACCTCTGACGGTCCAGGCCGGCTACGGTCTTTACCTCGCCCTGGCGACCGGAACCTGGTTTGCGCTGGTCGCCGTGCTTTTCAGCCAGCCACGGGTTCGCCGCGGCTTTGCCCGGCTGGGGCACTGGTTTGACCGACTGATGGGCGTCGTGCTGGTCGGTTTGGGACTGCACCTGGTGCTCGCCGAATGGCTGCGGCGCAGCTGA
- a CDS encoding 2-hydroxyacid dehydrogenase — protein sequence MNEQLSVVFLDQATLDKNDLDLQSLKNSAATLTLYDATTAEQVIDHIGKHQVVITNKVVINEAVMAACPEIKLILIAATGTNNVDLDAARRRGIQVCNCQGYGTPSVAQHSIMLMLVLITRFESYRQAVRAGAWQRSSQFCLLDYPIGELSGRTLGILGYGELGRAVGKLAEAFGMQLLVGALPGREQPGRPGLREMLPQVDILSLHCPLTDSTRNLIGAPELALMKPGSLLVNAARGGLVDEHALLASLKSGHLGGAALDVLSEEPPARGNPLLDSEVPNLIVTPHSAWGSREARQRIVTQLAENLSGFLKGAVRRSVI from the coding sequence ATGAATGAACAATTAAGCGTGGTTTTTCTGGATCAGGCTACGCTGGACAAGAATGATCTCGACCTGCAGTCACTGAAGAACAGTGCCGCGACACTCACTTTGTATGACGCCACCACTGCAGAACAGGTAATCGACCACATCGGTAAGCATCAGGTGGTGATCACCAACAAAGTGGTCATCAACGAGGCCGTCATGGCCGCCTGTCCTGAAATAAAGCTGATTCTCATAGCCGCTACCGGAACCAATAACGTTGATCTCGATGCTGCACGCCGGCGCGGTATTCAGGTCTGCAATTGCCAGGGTTATGGCACGCCGTCCGTCGCGCAACACAGCATCATGCTGATGCTGGTGCTGATTACCCGTTTCGAATCCTATCGCCAGGCGGTCAGAGCCGGTGCCTGGCAGCGCAGCAGTCAGTTCTGCCTGCTTGATTATCCAATCGGCGAACTGTCCGGCCGGACGCTGGGGATCCTGGGTTATGGTGAACTGGGGCGTGCGGTCGGAAAGCTTGCCGAGGCGTTTGGCATGCAGCTTCTGGTGGGTGCCTTACCCGGTCGTGAACAGCCCGGCCGTCCAGGGTTGCGCGAGATGTTGCCCCAGGTAGACATACTAAGCCTGCACTGCCCGTTGACCGACAGCACGCGCAACCTGATAGGCGCGCCGGAGCTGGCGCTGATGAAGCCTGGCAGCCTGCTGGTAAACGCTGCACGGGGAGGATTGGTCGACGAGCACGCTTTGCTTGCCAGTCTGAAGAGCGGGCATCTTGGCGGCGCCGCTTTGGACGTATTGAGTGAGGAGCCGCCGGCTCGTGGGAATCCACTGCTCGATAGCGAGGTGCCCAATCTGATTGTTACCCCGCACAGCGCATGGGGCAGCCGCGAGGCGCGGCAGCGCATCGTCACGCAGCTCGCCGAGAATCTGTCTGGCTTCCTGAAGGGAGCGGTTCGACGGTCAGTTATTTGA